In the genome of Arachis hypogaea cultivar Tifrunner chromosome 9, arahy.Tifrunner.gnm2.J5K5, whole genome shotgun sequence, the window TGATTAAGTGCATGTGAATTAAAATTTGTGCTTATGTGCATCTTGCAAGATTGTTTGGGATTGAATGCTTGTCGAAAGTTTTGATTTCTACTTAATAGCGTTGTGATTGGTTGTTGAATCAAATTATAATGAGTACTTTATGAAATGGAGGTTCGATGAATGTTAAATAGATTGAGTTTGGATGTCTAAATTCAGATCCTAAAATTGATTTCTTAACTAAAAGTAGTAGTTTTGAGGGTCGATAAATGATTTTACAATGATTGAAATCATATGGTcataaaatatgttaattattgAGAACCTTTTGTTTGATAAGTGCTTATGAAAGGCTGGTAAACTATTGAGAAATTATGAAAgcgagggaacccgtaagggtggtgaAGTCTAGTTTTAAGGGGAGGTTCTGTCCGAGTTCTTGTAAAATATACgaaaaaatgattttattttgaaaatcttatttatttatatatatatatatatatatatatattaagaaatgaTCTTTGTATTAGAAATTAGATTTATAggcttattttaaaaaatgattcTATGTTGGAAAAGATCTAGTTTGTACATTTACTTATATTGAGAAAAGGGTTTTGTATTGAAAGTTTGAGAAATACATTTATATTAAGGAGTGACTTGAGTTTGAAATCGTTGGAAAGAGTTTGAGAAAATATGGGTTTGATTTATTGGTAATGAATTGAgagttgaaaatgatttttgagaattgaaaatgGTTTAGTTAGGATCCTTGAAGGATGACAAAGCCCAAGTTTTAAAGGAAATATTGCAAAATTTTTATAGAACTCCGAGACTTTGTGTAACgcgttatttaaaagaaaatctgACCAAAGAATCATATTATTTGatttcgatttattaagaaaagtattatgttttaagtttagtttattgagaaaagattttgttttaagttatgatttgaattcggtttattaagaaaagaaatttttattCTTGATAAATGTTAAAGAAGCTCGGATACGTATAAACTAAACATTTTGAGGTTACAATTGATGAATGACTGAAAGTATATCTTTCTGGTGATATAGAGGTGTGAATGATTATATGGTGATGCGGAGGTGTGATTGATTATTTCGTGATGCAGAGGCatgacaaaaagaaaaggaatgagaaactaTGAATGAAAAAGATAATTGAGAATTAGTTGTTTGATTGGGCTTTGTGCTAATTGCTAATGTAGGAGCGCCCGCCTGACTAATTAaggttgctaatgcgggaatgtccgCCTGACTAATAGCCTGTTTCTCATTGTGATGCACATTAGAGATGCTAGCAAAAATTTTTACGATTATGATCTGGCCTAACTAACCCGGGTAAACCCGTGATGCCGAGGTATCCTGACTGACATGGGTTCGCCCATGATGATACCAATGTGCCTGATTGACACAGTGAAAAAACCATATTTGGGGTTCGTCCTgggtaacgtcgggttgcgggtagacaattGACGCATGAgttcatggcctgcataggaaagacattcatcatatgcatttgtgtgaatTGCATGAGTGTTCCTATGTGTTGTGCTGTATTATTTGTGAATTTTCTTATATTTGATTTATGCGTGAATTTGTTGTGTGCTTGTATtgcgtgtgtgcgtgtgtttgttgGTTTCTATATATGTCAGGTATTAAGATATCTGAGAACTGATCACTGAAATTCAAAACCGAATGGGGTGACTGGAATTTGCTTAAAATGATTTAATTTACAGAGAACTAACTAAAGTTTTTAAAGTgagttttaaaaaattctaaaggtaattattttaaattataaaataattatttgcaATTTATTTCTTTACTTTCACGGCACTCACTGTCCCTATTGAGAATctgcgaggacgatgttctcaccctcTATAGGTTATCTTTTTCAGCGGCAGGTTGAGGAATCCTAGATGCAGAGCCGCGACCGAACTATagagttttatgtatatatgtattcatattttctatatttgGTTCAGTCTTAGGATTCATTTTTTTTTGTCGTTTATTGTTTTGGTTTTCAGAGGAATAGAATTTATATTTGAAATTCTTTGGATAAGACTATGTAAATATAATGCTATGTGAATagatatatttttgtgattaaatAATTGAAAGTACAGACtctttattttttgattaaaATTTCAGTTCATATtcacgaaggctcaatattaaataaagatagtataaaataaaaaaattttaaaataaataatacctgaaattttagtacgatcatgcaaaaagttaggatgttacaaaataattacgTGACAAaatatctcttttctttctttcttcaaaaGGGTTCAGTCATAGTGAATTAAAGGGGAAGAATGTTAATTGCATGACACTTATTTAATGAAACCAAATGAGGTGTCAGGGTTTTAATATAATCCACGGTTCTCTCTTGGCTTCAGCCAAAAATGAATGGAATCAAAGGAATGATAATAATTAGTGGTGATGCTTTGTTTAATAAGATGCCATTGTTTAATGTGATTCCATgtttcaattcttttctttttccaagGAATGGTTCAGCTGATTATAATGAATGGTGATTAGAGAAGGAGTTTAATTTAGTGGAAAGGTAGTTTGTTAATCAAATAATTATGATAATTGAATATATTATtacacaaataataatatatattaataataacatatgaattactaatataaatgacattaataATTTGATGGCAAAAGATATATAATGGAGCATTAGTATATTTAAGTTTATCAAAAAATATCGATAAATCACTTTATCGGTGAATATCAAACTTggtaataatgataataatattatccAAATTCTATTATAATcaaaacaagtaaaataaataaataacataataataaaaatatattactattTATTTTACTTCTGAGTTGGAAACGACTCGTCAAAATAAAATTAAccgctttaaaaatattattttggaaaatCCCGTATTATTGCAAAAATTAGGGTTGTTAAAGTTACAGTTGGAGGTTGTACGAAATTAACTCAAAAATTTATCAATAATTGTCAATAATAAACTCAAAAGACAACCTCCCCTGTAAACCCAATCATTAATCAAGGAAGAGAACGTCGGTGACGCGAGAAGAGAACCGTTACTATGTGAATGCCAGAGCCAACGTGAGTTTTCAGCAACGAAAAAGGCGGTGAGGGCGAGTGTGGGTACTTGGTAAAGTTATGAACTCTGATTTTGATTTCTTAATGTATGCGACTTGGGtgagggtgagagagagagagggggtgggTTTTGTGCACGTGAGTGACGCCGACAGGAGAAGTGGGAGGCTCGGTTGAGGCTAGTCCGACAGCGACGAAACCCTCTGACTGACGGAGAGTAGCTCGACAATGGAGGAGGTAGGGTGAGAGGCAAGGATGGGTGCTGATGAAACGCATTTTGGGTGATACTACTCTGAATCCTAtgatagggtttagggttggaTTTGTGAGAGAAAGAAGGGTAAGGGGTTCTGTTGCGTTTctgtctttttttattattattttgagatCCAAATGGCACCGTTTGAATGCTTAGGCTAGCAAATTGGGGACTACAAAAATTAGATTGGTTCTGTCAATTTACTGGTTAACTGTTGGTTTGGCCAGTTTTTTGCTAACAGTTTTATATATCAACCAAACTAACAAAAGACAGTTCTCAATTAATCTAATCGAACCGATTGGTCTGATCCAATTTTTAGAACCATGTGAATGATAACTACCTGTctactttcaaaaaaaatatcaatcTCAAATTTTATGTAAATCAAATCCCAAAAAGCTCTCCCTCCGTATTCTTGATTATTATATCTACAACTATACGATTTCTCTtccaaatgaaaataaaaaaatcttatatcattAGCTCTAAAACTATCTCAAATTACCACAAcacattttattaaaaaaaaatttcaaatatcttAAATTCGATTGGTCtatatctatttattaaaaataaaaaagataaaaaatgttAGTTTATgactaacaaaataaaataataaataataaatcagTCTCAATTCATTGATTATGCATGTTATATGTTTGATATTATGGATGttatatgtatgaaattatacatattaaattataaatattttaacaacTTCTATTATACAactcatatttttttatagaaaatattataaaataaagaatataaaataaaatatgaaaaaaaattttatgcaattATTAACCAATCAtgttaaaatcaataaataaatatacgtagaaatatcaaataaaaaatattaaattaggcaatatctattataaaatttagttaattatagatattatatatatacaattatcaaattatgaatgttatgagtataaaattataaatttgaatataaaattatgaatgttatttGTGTGATATTATAAATGTTAATAAGTTAAAGATATTTTCATAAATTTTTACTATACAACTTATAGTTTAACATACAAAtccttataaaataaaaaataaaaaatgaaatatgaaagaaaataatagaataattgaTACTTGAAAGGGACGActgtaaatgaataaataataaaagaacaaagattgtaaaaaataataaccaattaaatgaaaaaataaaaacaatcttataaaaaaaattattataccaGAATAAAAATTTAACACTTATAGAAATTGAAATGGATaatgattttttttcaatttaacaaCGTATGTTGTTTTCTTCCTGGGTACTAAAACTTAAATTAAAGGTATGACTAATAAGTTTTTGTATTTACAGGAAGTCAGTTAAATTGCAAAAATCATAAGATATgtctttattaaaattataatatatcttATAAATAAAACAACATATTAAAAGCTTATGAAcgtttttcatattaaatgttaTCATCAAGATCAATTACAATGAATAGGTAATGTATGTGGacgagagaaaaaaaataaatgacacagaatcaaattaataaaataaaaaatagaacattTCGACagtttttgactaattttttttttgctactaAATATTTTCAATAACGTTTTCTATTATAATTACCAAAACAACCATATAAGAATcacaaggaaaaaaaaagaaagcagctACTGTAAGTGGTTTGGGTATTTAGAGAATCAAATGAGACGATAAACAATTACAATTTGCGATTTATACTTCTCGGTACCTTTTACAACCATAAGTAATTGAAAGTAAAAGTCAAGTCCTAAGCTAAAGATGGATGAAACTTATCTACTCGTAATCGGTGATGTCTTGTGGCCTTGAAATAACTTGCATTTTAATGCAAGACTCCGAAATTTTCTATATACGAATTCAATTCACACCTGTGAGAGGAAGTTTTGAGAACAAAAGTAAATGAAGAGATAAAAGGTAATTTAAGGGAAGAAAAAATTTGAAAGGGGAGAGAGGAGTGTGGTGATGATTAGATCAATATATGTTCTAATCATAGTTAGAAATGGAGCCAACAATAAAACATGGGTAGGCTCCAATAAAAAACCCAAATAGGGTGGATAACCTTatcttctttctttacttttctctctttcttcttctttgtaggtGCATCTCTAGTAATATCCCTTAATGCATAGCATCTGATTGCATTACAGCACAAGCAACAGCTTGAGCCCAATGCCTTAACTTAGTCTTGACCAATTCAGGGTCATCCCCTGCATTCAACAAACAAATactctcattaaaaaaaaaaaaaaaaaaaggttgtgtAGCATAGGATATTCAATAACTTGGCAACAAATTTGTAGCATTGAAAACGTAGGTAAGCAAAGAAATAATGATGTATGTTCCTAAAGGCTGATTAAGGTGTACACATAATTATGTATACTAATAACTTTTCTCTTCTCTTGCCATTAACAATGCTTTTaaaatttctctctctcaccTGGGCTACAAATCTTCCATGAGTCATCACTTTTTGGGCTATCGAATGACGAAGAACGAGCGCCGAGGGAAGAACGGCTAGTACTAGGGGTGGAAACATTACTCGGGGTGGAAGCAGGACTTGGCGACAACCTCCGATTCACGGCAAAATAGAGGTCAAGTGCAGGCAAGGTATTGCAAAGCCTTTGACCATCTTCCTCATTGAATCCAAACCCCAATTCTATACACCCTTTGAGCTCATAAAGGTCTTCATCCATGAGATCATCGCCAGAATCTTGAACAGAACTCCTCATACGCTCAAGCCGACGCTTTCTTTCCCAAGCGATGTCCCTGGGCGTCTCAACCATTGATAGCTGCTTGGAAAGGCACTTTCGGTTCTTCCGAGCCATTGGTGCCAGCAACATGTTTTGCAACTCGTCCTCTGAATCCAACGGCGATGATGTAGACGAAGACGAAGATGACACCGAGCCATGTTGTCCCTGCCCTTGGTTGCTAGTAGCCATGCACAAGGAACAAAAGACCTTAATTATTACCTTTCTTGAaggtcaagaaaagaaaatgtgcTTGAACCACAAATATGGTTCAACAATATATCCTAAGGTGTTTGGTGGCAACGACAGCGGCAGTAATGGTGGCTAAGGCAGCAAAGGGCCTGCACACCCCTCCCTGCCTTGCATGCGCCACCGCGTATGGTGTTTGGAATCGAAATTGATTAAGCAATCAAGGAAGATCATTTCAAGAAATGATGCCAAATAGTGTAGTCTATTAATGGTATGTTTAGATTTTTGGTCTGTGATATTCCACCGTCCATTTGCAACCGCAAGTTGCAACAATTTAGGGGCAAGGTGAGTAATAATTAGTAGGATATTGTTTTGTATGTTATGCTTGGTCGAAGGGTTGTACCAACATTCAGGTAAAATATGTCATAAACCATTATATTGTTATggcttaaaataattatataacattgatgagtttgaaaaactccaaattaatttttgtgataaacaaatattattaaaatatttaattacaaaattattaattcaatgttatttgattatatgttaattaataattttataatgcatgaattgaattgggccgaaaataaaataaaatgctgcAGCCCATGTGTGAATTTGCTTTCCAATTCagcattgattcaaaaatattcaatgatATATGGATGAATTATTGTGATGGTTAATTGGGCTAGATTAATATTGTTACTACAAGCCCAAAGAAAGCTTCCTATGTTTGATCCAAATCCATCAGGAAAGCAATTGTTACTAGTTGGGCCAAGAATAATCCTTATTGCAACCAAGTCCAAAATTATTGAATGCTTCCATGCATTACCCGAATCCATGAAGCTTCCAACGGATTCCAACTCACTTTTTGaaggatttgaaatttaattaaactAGCATGGGGAACATGAGAGAGAAGGTGTGACTGACATGATGGTGATCATAATGATACACGCCACTCTAAGCTAGGGAAGTGggactttaatttcattttttttattacccATTAGTTTGAGTTCAaacttctctctcctctctcttacctTTCCTTCTCTCTTCGGTTATTACACAGGAAACAATGGCTTCCATGAAAGCAAAAGGGAGCTACCGAAGCAAGGGAAGAACAAGCTACAAGTCCATCAccatgatggcaagaaaacaaaaagtatgttgtggctgagattatcacctaatctggtaagatttggtgaggtaatctcggatccttcatactcaaaaaaaaaggaaggatgaagattcggccaagaggtgagattcttgaagcatggcttgtctttgattctgctcaaccaccacagggagtagctagagtggcgaagtgatggttgaaggtagagattgaagcagatgaagtcataatcatcatgaagcatcaagggccagaaatccatcttggagaggaagccaagaatggagagctcggattgatgaaggttgatgatcaagaaaggacttgaggtaattgcatgttgggttttgcatggttatctcttctctctctatgtggccgaaccggttctgtttcttgaaggaggaagaagtcggtttgggtgttggcttcaagtgtggaggcttctctcttctttaaaaaggaagaacagccactgtttggagcaaggagtaAGGTTTGAGAGtgcaaagcacagagttctcagagctacctaagctagcagttcttcttctccttcaatgttttctgtttagtatttttctgtttaattttgtcatgtcttgagtctcatggaaaaaggcaaacagtgaggtttgtaagaaaaagccatagagcggaaaaaggcagagagtgcaaaattaaaagaaaaagccatagatgtcttagagttcctttgtacatctgtgttgtgtttcatgattctgtgggaatccccttgtaagttgggttagcactttacaacttgtaatctggatgattatagtgaaattccatcattgttgtgatggagactggatgtaggctgcactgcacttagcagctgaaccaggatatatctgggtgtaatcttctctctttcttcctaCTTCagttctgtttttactgttcagatgaagaataaaaaatgtctcgtatcaagtgacgagacaaaatgaaaatgtctcgtggctagggacgagataaaacagaaaagtctcttctaagtccagcaagtgttagcaagcaaaaaggggctaagattcaaccccccttctcttagccactgaaaccatcaattggtatcagagcttggtctcaaagagatcaagctttgcagcttggagtaaagatcctcatggcagaaaacagtggcgcaaGTGTGTTGTCCTACAATCTgactgaaggtcaatcaagcaacagacctccccttttcaatgggaaaaattatacctattggaaggagaggatgaagatatttgtacaagccgtggattacagactttggaagatcatTTTGGAAGGCCCTAAATTTCCAACTACCACAAATGCTCAAGGAGTAATCTCTCTGAAACCAGAAGCAAactggaccgaggaagataggaagaccgtggagttaaatgccaaggcaacCAATCTACTCAACTGTGccatcagctttgaggagtaccgacgagtatcacgatgcacaacggcaaaggaaatctgggacaagttGCAAATCGCTCATGAAGGAACTACCATTGTAAAGAAAACTCGGACAGACATGTTAAATAGGGAATATgagatgtttgcaatgaaggaaggagagtccattgatgaactgttcgaacggttcaatatCATcactgttggcttag includes:
- the LOC112711000 gene encoding uncharacterized protein; this translates as MATSNQGQGQHGSVSSSSSSTSSPLDSEDELQNMLLAPMARKNRKCLSKQLSMVETPRDIAWERKRRLERMRSSVQDSGDDLMDEDLYELKGCIELGFGFNEEDGQRLCNTLPALDLYFAVNRRLSPSPASTPSNVSTPSTSRSSLGARSSSFDSPKSDDSWKICSPGDDPELVKTKLRHWAQAVACAVMQSDAMH